One Fusarium poae strain DAOMC 252244 chromosome 4, whole genome shotgun sequence DNA window includes the following coding sequences:
- the SSP1 gene encoding protein kinase ssp1 (BUSCO:51360at5125) — protein sequence MADTGLPPGWEVRHSNSKNLPYYFNSAEKLSRWEPPSGTDTEKLKHYMATNHSAGSRPGAVPGVPEGKIRAAHLLVKHRDSRRPSSWREAEITRSKEEAFEIIKEHEQKIKSGSVSLGELALTESDCSSARKRGDLGYFGRGDMQKEFEDASFGLSPGQMSEIVETASGLHLIERLE from the exons aTG GCTGACACCGGTCTTCCTCCTGGCTGGGAGGTCCGACACTCCAACTCCAAGAACCTCCCCTACTACTTCAACTCTGCCGAGAAGCTGTCGCGATGGGAACCCCCCTCCGGCACCGACACCGAGAAACTCAAGCACTACATGGCCACGAACCATAGCGCTGGTTCGCGTCCCGGTGCAGTTCCCGGTGTCCCCGAGGGCAAGATTCGCGCTGCCCATCTTCTCGTCAAGCATCGCGACAGCCGACGACCCAGCAGCTGGAGAGAG GCCGAGATTACTCGCTCCAAGGAAGAGGCTTTcgagatcatcaaggagcACGAGCAAAAGATCAAGTCTGGAAGTGTCAGCCTTGGCGAGCTTGCTCTCACCGAGTCCGACTGCTCCTCAGCTCGCAAGCGTGGAGATTTGGGATACTTTGGCAGGGGAGACATGCAGAAGGAGTTTGAAGATGCTTCCTTTGGTCTTTCGCCAGGCCAGATGAGCGAGATTGTCGAGACAGCCAGTGGTCTGCACTTGATCGAGCG TTTGGAATAA
- a CDS encoding hypothetical protein (BUSCO:55688at5125): MIQLKTMLNCIDNSGAALVECVLVVGQKRHARIGDRLVVVVQEQRGSSSGGMAGMSAANKVKRGDIRHAVVVRTRYPTQRPDGSVVKFDDNACVLLNKSGDPVGSRINGAVGAELKRKKWSKILSMAPMQA; the protein is encoded by the exons atgatTCAATTAAAG ACAATGCTTAACTGCATCGACAACTCGGGCGCTGCCCTTGTTGAATGCGTCTTGGTCGTTGGCCAAAAGCGACATGCCCGAATCG GTGACcgtctcgtcgtcgtcgtccagGAGCAGCGTGGTAGCTCCTCCGGTGGTATGGCTGGTATGTCTGCCGCCAACAAGGTCAAGCGAGGTGACATTCGTCACGCCGTCGTCGTCCGAACACGATACCCTACACAACGCCCCGACGGATCAGTTGTCAAGTTCGACGACAACGCTTGTGTTTTGTTGAACAAGTCTGGTGATCCCGTTGGTTCACGTATCAACGGTGCTGTTGGCGCAGAGCTGAAGCGCAAGAAGTGGAGCAAGATCTTGTCAATGGCTCCCATGCAGGCATAA
- the SET9 gene encoding Histone-lysine N-methyltransferase set9, translating to MPPSQTAANKKPRMTLGQVSAYDDILTDALVDHVFYWTTVPKNRTSYHPSRGVKEEEIGKILQEEVVLKKDLESAEKRLLTTNGLKRFHNALKTDKEKDDFRKHLRRYVQIYLPDCPWEVSSTNRYTIVSHEAAVTARRAIRRNEAIKYLSGVQVVITPEEEQAISSQKKDFSIVVSSRSKCTSLFMGPARFANHDCDANAKLMRTSHAGIEIIATRAIEAGEEITVTYGDNYFGENNCECLCKTCEDLLRNAWEPQEGTVPVRTGIEQSQSDGYSLRRRRRDDSISGSSRTPSVTPDMRPRITKANSRGSLLARDSSSVRSPSIEQTSRKRTHDILATPPKTPAKRQKLGIQPIVSDSSSRGTSVTASESSGAVETDVTSPEKETPEPMQTPLKGTSKQNSEQSRIAPVSPQSTEGSRSPQQNNGTTSSNRSSLDTMSIQAILNDPLESEMDSEPESKKVEEATVVPPPVAPVVPIATSIEAVEEGQAADEEQPKRKKQQRRVYKEDTPPARVRTPGDYLLTPLLLSEPEMAWIQCTICDGYFVQQNAYFTRASCPRCERHSKLYGYIWPKTDKAGPNDKEERILDHRTIHRFLDPDDERRIRNRKSFGALKANTEEAEDLERGRKRHSTTGLIGRIAPATEQDLGQRRSGRLRRVNSRLLDP from the exons ATGCCTCCTTCACAGACTGCGGCCAACAAGAAGCCGCGCATGACACTGGGTCAAGTGTCAGCATATGATGACATTCTCACTGACGCCCTGGTTGACCAT GTGTTTTATTGGACAACAGTTCCCAAGAACCGCACATCTTATCACCCCTCGCGAGGTGTAAAGGAGGAAGAAATTGGCAAGATACTCCAAGAAGAGGTGGTTCTGAAGAAGGATCTGGAGAGTGCCGAGAAGCGATTATTGACAACAAATGGGCTCAAAAGATTTCACAATGCATTGAAAACAGACAAGGAGAAGGACGACTTCCGAAAGCATCTCAGACGTTATGTGCAGATTTACCTTCCGGACTGTCCCTGGGAAGTCAGCTCAACGAACCGATACACGATTGTCAGCCATGAGGCAGCTGTAACAGCCAGACGAGCCATACGGCGCAACGAAGCCATCAAGTATCTGTCGGGTGTACAGGTCGTCATCACACCAGAGGAGGAGCAAGCAATTTCGTCTCAGAAGAAGGATTTCAGCATTGTCGTTAGTTCACGAAGCAAGTGCACAAGTCTTTTTATGGGGCCTGCTCGATTTGCGAATCACGATTGCGATGCAAACGCCAAGCTTATGAGGACGAGCCATGCAGGAATCGAGATTATCGCAACGAGAGCGATTGAAGCAGGAGAGGAAATCACAGTTACGTACGGAGATAACTACTTTGGCGAGAACAACTGTGAATGCCTGTGCAAGACATGCGAGGACCTGTTGAGGAATGCTTGGGAGCCGCAAGAGGGGACAGTCCCAGTTCGAACAGGCATTGAGCAGAGCCAGTCGGACGGTTACTCACTTCGACGGCGACGAAGAGATGACAGTATCTCTGGTTCTTCACGGACGCCATCAGTCACTCCTGATATGCGGCCACGGATTACGAAAGCCAATTCAAGAGGATCACTACTGGCTCGAGACTCATCATCTGTTAGATCTCCATCCATCGAACAAACCAGTCGCAAGCGAACACACGATATTCTGGCCACACCACCCAAGACCCCAGCGAAGCGACAAAAGCTTGGGATCCAACCAATAGTCTCTGACTCTTCATCGCGCGGCACATCTGTCACAGCTAGTGAATCAAGTGGAGCTGTTGAAACAGATGTTACTTCACCTGAGAAGGAGACTCCAGAGCCCATGCAAACACCATTGAAGGGTACATCAAAGCAGAACAGTGAACAAAGCAGAATCGCGCCCGTCTCGCCACAGAGCACTGAGGGTTCACGATCACCACAGCAGAATAATGGGACTACGTCGAGCAATCGAAGCAGTTTGGATACTATGTCTATCCAAGCTATTTTGAACGATCCACTAGAGTCTGAAATGGACAGCGAACCTGAATCCAAGAAGGTGGAGGAAGCAACGGTGGTGCCTCCACCAGTTGCACCAGTTGTACCAATCGCAACTAGCATTGAGGCAGTTGAGGAAGGCCAAGCGGCTGATGAGGAACAGCCAAAGCGCAAGAAGCAACAACGTCGCGTTTACAAGGAAGACACGCCCCCAGCTCGAGTACGAACACCGGGCGATTACCTCCTCACACCGCTACTTTTATCAGAACCTGAGATGGCTTGGATTCAGTGCACCATCTGCGACGGTTACTTTGTACAACAGAACGCATACTTTACACGAGCTTCGTGTCCTCGCTGCGAACGACACTCGAAGCTTTACGGATACATCTGGCCAAAGACGGACAAAGCCGGACCTAATGACAAGGAGGAGCGAATCTTGGATCATCGTACAATTCATCGGTTCTTGGATCCTGATGATGAGCGAAGGATAAGAAATCGCAAGAGTTTTGGAGCCCTCAAAGCAAATACCGAAGAGGCTGAGGATCTTGAACGAGGGCGAAAGCGACACAGCACAACTGGCTTAATTGGAAGGATTGCTCCAGCGACAGAACAAGACTTGGGTCagcgaaggagtggaaggcTGCGAAGAGTGAACAGCAGATTGCTTGACCCGTGA
- a CDS encoding hypothetical protein (SECRETED:SignalP(1-20)~MEROPS:MER0001288~BUSCO:23697at5125) → MTTKGFCLVAATAALSGVSALQIPLNLQVPKLSWGPFSDDLPPLVDTKELQKSIKPENLEARAKDLYEIAKNGEEEYGHPTRVIGSEGHLGTLSYIHAELAKLGGYYSVSNQQFPAVSGNVFESRLVLGNDVPKEAAPMGLTPPTKDKEPVYGKLVLVDNEGCDESDYPKSVEGNIALILRGTCPFGTKSGNAGKAGAVAAIVYNYEKGDVHGTLGTPSPDHIATFGLGGDEGKAVAKKVKDGEEVDGIAYIDAEVKTISTTNIIAQTRGGDPENCVMLGGHSDSVAEGPGINDDGSGSISVLEVAVQLTKYRVNNCVRFAWWAAEEEGLLGSDHYVSVLTEEENRKIRLFMDYDMMASPNFAYQIYNATNAANPKGSEELRNLYVDWYEEQGLNYTFIPFDGRSDYDGFIRGGIPAGGIATGAEGVKTEDEVEMFGGEAGVWYDKNYHQIGDDLTNVNYTAWEVNTKLIAHSVATYAKSFKGFPERSIEATVQTETYSDKTKYHGSKLFM, encoded by the exons ATGACAACAAAGGGTTTCTGTCTGGTCGCTGCTACGGCCGCTCTGTCGGGCGTCTCAGCTCTTCAGATCCCTCTCAACCTCCAAGTCCCAAAGCTCTCATGGGGTCCCTTTAGCGACgatcttcctcctctggtTGACACAAAGGAGTTGCAGAAGAgcatcaagcctgagaatCTTGAGGCGCGAGCAAAGGATCTGTATGAGATTGCTAAGAATGGAGAGGAAGAGTATGGTCATCCTACCCGTGTCATCGGTAGCGAAG GCCATCTCGGAACGTTGTCGTACATTCACGCTGAATTGGCCAAGCTGGGCGGCTACTACTCCGTCTCGAACCAGCAATTCCCCGCCGTTTCGGGCAACGTCTTTGAATCGCGACTCGTTCTCGGCAATGACGTCCCCAAGGAGGCTGCCCCCATGGGTCTGACTCCTCCTACAAAGGACAAGGAGCCCGTCTACGGGAAGCTTGTTCTCGTCGACAACGAAGGATGTGACGAGTCCGATTATCCCAAGTCTGTCGAGGGAAACATTGCGCTCATCCTCCGTGGAACTTGTCCGTTTGGAACAAAGTCTGGCAACGCTGGCAAGGCGGGTGCTGTCGCGGCTATTGTGTATAACTACGAGAAGGGTGATGTTCACGGAACTCTGGGAACTCCTTCTCCTGATCACATTGCTACTTTTGGTCTCGGTGGTGATGAGGGCAAGGCTGTTGCTAAGAAGGTCAAGGATGGTGAGGAGGTTGATGGTATTGCTTACATCGACGCCGAGGTCAAGACTATTTCCACTACCAACATCATTGCCCAGACCCGTGGCGGCGACCCAGAGAACTGTGTTATGCTCGGCGGTCACAGCGACAGTGTTGCCGAGGGCCCTGGTATCAACGACGATGGATCTGGCAGTATCTCCGTCCTCGAGGTTGCCGTTCAGCTGACCAAGTACCGCGTCAACAACTGCGTCCGCTTCGCCTGGTGGGCCgccgaagaggaaggactCCTCGGATCCGACCACTACGTCTCTGTTCTTACCGAAGAGGAGAACCGCAAGATCCGCCTGTTTATGGACTACGACATGATGGCCAGCCCCAACTTTGCCTACCAGATCTACAACGCCACCAACGCTGCCAACCCCAAGGGATCAGAGGAGCTGCGCAACTTGTACGTTGACTGGTACGAGGAGCAAGGTCTCAACTACACCTTTATTCCCTTTGACGGTCGCAGCGACTACGATGGTTTCATCCGTGGCGGTATCCCTGCTGGCGGTATCGCTACCGGTGCTGAGGGTGTCAAGACTGAGGATGAGGTTGAGATGTTTGGTGGAGAGGCTGGGGTTTGGTACGACAAGAACTACCACCAGATCGGTGACGATTTGACAAACGTCAACTACACTGCTTGGGAGGTGAACACCAAG CTCATCGCTCACTCTGTCGCTACCTATGCCAAGTCATTCAAGGGTTTCCCTGAGCGATCTATTGAGGCCACTGTCCAGACTGAGACATACTCCGACAAGACCAAGTACCACGGCAGCAAGCTCTTCATGTAA
- a CDS encoding hypothetical protein (BUSCO:12460at5125): MCAAQLDIRPTADEARNAYNQEWTPSTQPTLLPVCASAPADLLTPSAIYLKLSSGATAEYSFLLESATGSTETVGRYSFIGANPRKVLATGEGYQHSGDPLKTLEAELSHDRVLDIPSLRLPALSGGAVGYVSYDCIKYFEPKTERPLKDNLQIPEALFMLFDTIVALDHFRSTLTIVTHMKLPKNPSDDLQPAYDEACETLKKTLDIIFQPETPLPKQTLVPQSESDQQFSSNVGRKGYETFVTELKKYIVKGDIIQAVPSQRFRRSTQLHPFNIYRTLRTLNPSPYVFFLSCADFHIVGASPECLMKTDGYAPLPSDSRFGYSAAEARSRPRIVNHAIAGTIHRGKNVAEDDRLAAELLASKKDRAEHVMLVDLARNDVNRVCHPTTVKVDKLMRIDRFSHVQHITSEVSGVLRPECSRWDALRSIFPAGTVSGAPKIRAMELIYDLEQEKRGIYAGAAGWFGYDIVRVDENSEPQDKIYVDEGSMDTCIAIRTMLVKDGVAYMQAGGGIVYDSDPTDEWMETMNKLSANLRCVELSEKYFGDGVSTKTVEEIIAIERKKGEEEIKADEQ, encoded by the exons ATGTGTGCAGCACAG CTCGATATACGGCCAACTGCCGATGAAGCTCGAAATGCTTACAACCAAGAATGGACGCCCTCTACTCAACCCACGCTTCTCCCAGTTTGCGCATCTGCCCCTGCCGATCTATTGACTCCCTCTGCTATCTATCTGAAGCTATCCTCAGG CGCAACTGCAGAatactcttttcttctcgAGAGTGCCACAGGTAGTACAGAAACTGTTGGAAGATACAGTTTCATCGGCGCCA ACCCTCGAAAGGTGCTGGCCACCGGCGAAGGCTACCAACACTCTGGCGACCCTCTCAAGACCCTCGAGGCCGAGCTCTCTCACGACCGCGTTCTCGATATCCCCTCGTTAAGACTACCCGCGCTGTCCGGAGGTGCCGTCGGATATGTTTCCTACGACTGCATCAAGTACTTTGAGCCCAAGACAGAACGACCGCTAAAAGACAACCTCCAAATTCCCGAGGCTTTGTTCATGCTCTTCGACACCATTGTCGCTCTCGATCATTTCCGTTCGACATTGACTATCGTCACGCACATGAAACTACCAAAGAACCCCTCGGACGATCTTCAACCTGCCTATGATGAGGCCTGTGAGACTCTCAAAAAGACTCTCGACATTATTTTCCAGCCCGAGACACCTCTGCCTAAACAAACACTTGTCCCACAGTCCGAGTCTGACCAGCAATTTTCGTCAAACGTCGGTCGCAAGGGTTATGAGACTTTTGTTACAGAGCTCAAGAAGTATATTGTCAAGGGCGACATCATTCAAGCCGTGCCCTCGCAAAGGTTCCGCCGTAGCACACAGCTTCACCCATTTAACATCTACAGAACTCTCCGAACGTTGAACCCCTCGCCATATGTGTTTTTCCTGTCATGCGCAGACTTTCACATTGTTGGTGCTTCGCCAGAGTGTCTCATGAAGACTGATGGATACGCACCTCTACCTTCTGACTCCCGATTCGGATACTCCGCAGCTGAGGCTCGATCAAGACCCCGTATCGTCAACCACGCCATTGCCGGAACAATTCACCGTGGAAAGAACGTAGCTGAGGACGACAGATTGGCAGCTGAACTCCTTGCATCTAAGAAGGATCGCGCTGAGCATGTCATGTTGGTCGATCTTGCCCGAAACGATGTGAACAGGGTTTGCCATCCCACAACCGTCAAAGTCGACAAACTTATGCGAATTGATCGTTTCTCCCACGTTCAGCACATCACCTCTGAAGTTTCAGGAGTGTTGCGCCCAGAATGCTCACGCTGGGACGCCCTACGATCCATCTTCCCCGCCGGTACCGTCTCTGGCGCACCCAAGATCCGAGCCATGGAGTTGATCTACGACCTGGAGCAAGAGAAGCGAGGAATTTACGCCGGAGCTGCTGGATGGTTCGGCTACGACATTGTTCGCGTCGACGAGAACAGTGAACCGCAGGACAAGATCTATGTTGACGAAGGATCCATGGATACGTGTATTGCCATTCGAACAATGCTTGTCAAGGACGGTGTGGCATACATGCAGGCTGGCGGTGGTATTGTTTACGACAGTGATCCCACGGATGAGTGGATGGAGACGATGAACAAGCTGTCTGCCAACCTTCGCTGCGTGGAGCTGTCAGAGAAGTACTTTGGAGATGGAGTTAGCACTAAGACGGTGGAGGAGATTATTGCTATTGAGAGGAAAAAGGGGGAGGAGGAAATCAAGGCAGATGAGCAGTAG